In the Malaya genurostris strain Urasoe2022 chromosome 1, Malgen_1.1, whole genome shotgun sequence genome, one interval contains:
- the LOC131436871 gene encoding TIP41-like protein gives MEMKQIIQTQETDNGPVKLPLDNESYSYDDWTISYTKSHILKSVCINDNKCVAGESNCCELCVYNFTLELPHLPDMVFHKNVLVISHKNGARLEFNPMDALKLVRNEKLDLKVACSEEWKGSRQAADTQEKVKPFDWSFTTEYTGTINDNIRVEKTDQKIDMFKLMKREPIYFYHDLTLFEDELHDHGISVLSVKIRVMPSGFYILQRFFLRVDNVLIRINDTRFYYEKGNDYILREYTHREAKVEKLKHVPPALFTCPNEVADHLPVISRINEKLTIVDSVEAQ, from the exons ATGGAGATGAAACAGATA ATTCAGACTCAAGAAACTGATAATGGACCAGTTAAACTACCGCTAGATAACGAATCTTACTCGTACGATGATTGGACAATCTCATACACGAAGTCCCACATTTTGAAGAGTGTGTGCATTAACGATAATAAATGCGTGGCTGGCGAATCGAACTGCTGTGAACTATGCGT GTACAATTTCACACTTGAATTACCGCATCTGCCGGATATGGTATTTCACAAGAATGTTTTAGTGATCAGCCATAAAAACGGTGCCCGGTTGGAATTCAACCCAATGGACGCTTTGAAGCTTGTGCGGAACGAAAAGCTGGATCTCAAAGTGGCTTGTTCGGAGGAGTGGAAAGGAAGTCGTCAGGCAGCGGATACTCAAGAGAAAGTAAAACCCTTTGATTGGTCTTTTACCACTGAATACACCGGAACAATCAACGATAACATACGAGTGGAGAAAACTGACCAGAAAATCGATATGTTTAAGTTAATGAAAAGGGAGCCAATTTACTTCTATCACGATTTAACACTTTTTGAAGACGAATTGCACGATCACGGTATTTCGGTGCTGTCGGTTAAGATA CGGGTCATGCCCTCAGGATTCTACATCTTGCAACGCTTCTTCTTACGTGTGGACAATGTGCTGATACGGATCAATGACACCCGATTTTACTATGAGAAAGGTAATGACTACATACTAAGGGAGTATACCCATCGGGAGGCAAAGGTAGAAAAACTGAAGCACGTCCCTCCAGCTCTGTTCACCTGCCCAAATGAAGTTGCTGATCATCTACCGGTCATTTCGCGGATAAACGAAAAATTGACCATCGTCGATAGCGTTGAAGCTCAGTAG